In one window of Eggerthella guodeyinii DNA:
- a CDS encoding hydrogenase small subunit produces METEATVSEFQNMLSARGVSRRSFMKLCGAVAVAAGLSELAAPRVAQALEKSVIGATKGKLYPVIWIEGASCTGCTESFAQVETPDAASIVLDMISLNYSETLSAAAGWSMEEAKEQTIEAGNYILVYEGAVLEGWGGQALRVADKPGTEHLIEAAEKANAVVALGSCAVNGGWMGANPNQAGALGVQAFLEKAGIETPVVNVPGCPANPEWLVAVLADVILLEQLPALNGENKPAGIFDQTIHDNCERRGHFENGEFVYQFGSEEEAKGYCLYPLGCRGPQTKSNCGVVLWNNRRSWCVQSGAPCIGCCEANPNDPGQNWVEVNTPFYKRHRDLRIGDWMVQPGTIALGITGLLAAALVVHGFGMKMTGRMDGGADFEKVRGWDAKHPDKSIGKYDEADLKNDDKKEGR; encoded by the coding sequence ATGGAAACAGAGGCCACAGTTTCAGAGTTTCAGAACATGCTTTCCGCGCGTGGCGTAAGCCGCCGCAGCTTCATGAAACTTTGCGGCGCCGTTGCGGTCGCGGCCGGATTGTCCGAGCTCGCTGCTCCGCGCGTGGCGCAGGCCCTCGAGAAATCCGTGATCGGCGCAACGAAGGGCAAGCTGTATCCGGTTATCTGGATCGAAGGCGCGTCGTGCACGGGCTGTACCGAGTCGTTTGCCCAGGTTGAGACGCCGGATGCGGCTTCGATCGTGCTGGACATGATCTCGCTCAACTACTCCGAAACCCTGTCGGCGGCCGCCGGCTGGTCGATGGAGGAAGCCAAGGAGCAGACGATCGAGGCCGGCAACTACATCCTCGTGTACGAGGGTGCCGTGCTGGAAGGCTGGGGCGGCCAGGCGCTGCGCGTGGCCGACAAGCCCGGTACGGAGCATCTGATCGAGGCTGCCGAGAAAGCCAACGCCGTGGTTGCGTTGGGTTCCTGCGCAGTGAACGGCGGATGGATGGGCGCCAACCCCAACCAGGCGGGCGCGCTCGGCGTGCAGGCGTTCCTCGAGAAAGCCGGCATCGAGACGCCGGTCGTGAACGTTCCCGGCTGCCCGGCCAACCCCGAGTGGCTCGTGGCCGTCCTGGCGGACGTCATCCTGCTCGAGCAGCTTCCCGCGCTCAACGGCGAGAACAAGCCTGCCGGCATCTTCGACCAGACGATCCATGACAACTGCGAGCGTCGCGGTCACTTCGAGAACGGCGAGTTCGTCTACCAGTTCGGTTCCGAGGAAGAGGCGAAGGGCTACTGCCTGTACCCGCTCGGCTGCCGCGGCCCGCAGACGAAGTCGAACTGCGGCGTGGTGCTGTGGAACAACCGTCGCAGCTGGTGCGTGCAGTCCGGCGCTCCCTGCATCGGTTGCTGCGAGGCCAACCCGAACGATCCCGGCCAGAACTGGGTCGAGGTCAACACCCCGTTCTACAAGCGTCATCGCGACCTGCGCATCGGCGACTGGATGGTCCAGCCCGGCACGATCGCGCTCGGCATCACCGGCCTCCTCGCCGCGGCCCTCGTGGTGCACGGCTTCGGCATGAAGATGACCGGCCGCATGGACGGCGGCGCCGACTTCGAGAAGGTGCGCGGTTGGGACGCGAAGCATCCCGACAAGTCCATCGGCAAGTACGACGAAGCCGACCTTAAAAACGACGACAAAAAAGAAGGGAGGTAA
- a CDS encoding nickel-dependent hydrogenase large subunit, whose translation MTRSVIDPITRIEGHLRVEMEVTNGKVSDAWVSGGCFRGMEMVVENRTPEDAAQIVQRICGVCPVSHAHSSAIAAEKAYGIQISNNARIIRNLLEGAQFLHSHILWFYNLAALDYVNPLNALKADPADAYDLAQAAGTSMNSDFVALKERLANFADNGQLSIFSGNWFDAEEGTAYQLPPELDLICTAHYLEALTMQAKASQISAIIGGKMPHVMTLIPGGTAFVPTDQKLDDLKGLVDEIYTWVESTMIPDTLAIAPYYIDALNWGKGCGRYVAWGVFEGQGDYASYTEQMANRYLPMGVIDDKLNLSDVQEDLITEYMGRSWYKGDATYTSPYFVTEPEYTEYNVEDRYTWVKCPAYDGKPYEAGGLSRILAAYKRNVPFIVEQVDGLLEALGAPGQIGVAQSTLGRTAVRQIETLYIAGLMKDWVAELIEALKSGDSEYFREPATITGSGTGFWEAPRGALYHSESVKDGKIEGYQIIIPTTWNLAPINESGEHGPMEQALIGNPVGDIEKPINALRTVHSFDPCTACAVHITEPATGKSFETVTSPWGVK comes from the coding sequence ATGACCCGTTCAGTCATCGACCCGATCACCCGCATCGAAGGCCATCTCCGCGTCGAGATGGAAGTGACCAACGGCAAGGTCTCCGACGCCTGGGTGTCCGGCGGTTGCTTCCGCGGCATGGAAATGGTCGTCGAGAACCGCACGCCCGAGGACGCGGCGCAGATCGTGCAGCGTATCTGCGGCGTGTGCCCGGTGTCCCACGCCCACTCGTCCGCCATCGCGGCTGAGAAAGCCTACGGCATCCAGATCTCGAACAACGCGCGCATCATCCGCAACCTGCTCGAGGGCGCGCAGTTCCTGCACAGCCATATCCTGTGGTTCTACAACCTGGCTGCCCTCGACTACGTGAACCCGCTGAACGCCCTCAAGGCCGACCCGGCGGATGCCTACGACCTTGCTCAGGCTGCCGGCACCTCCATGAACAGCGACTTCGTCGCGCTCAAGGAGCGTCTGGCGAACTTCGCGGACAACGGCCAGCTGTCCATCTTCTCCGGCAACTGGTTCGACGCCGAGGAGGGCACGGCTTACCAGCTGCCGCCCGAGCTCGACCTCATCTGCACGGCGCACTACCTCGAGGCGCTCACCATGCAGGCCAAGGCCTCGCAGATCTCCGCCATCATCGGCGGCAAGATGCCCCACGTCATGACGCTGATCCCGGGCGGCACGGCCTTCGTGCCCACCGACCAGAAGCTCGACGACCTCAAGGGCCTCGTCGACGAGATCTACACCTGGGTCGAGTCGACCATGATCCCCGACACCCTCGCCATCGCGCCGTACTACATCGACGCGCTGAACTGGGGCAAGGGCTGCGGCCGCTACGTCGCCTGGGGCGTGTTCGAAGGCCAGGGCGACTACGCCAGCTACACCGAGCAGATGGCGAACCGCTACCTGCCCATGGGCGTCATCGACGACAAGCTCAACCTGTCCGACGTGCAGGAAGACCTCATCACCGAGTACATGGGCCGCTCCTGGTACAAGGGCGACGCCACGTACACGTCTCCGTACTTCGTCACGGAGCCCGAGTACACCGAGTACAACGTCGAGGACCGCTACACGTGGGTCAAGTGCCCCGCGTACGACGGCAAGCCCTACGAGGCCGGCGGACTCTCCCGCATCCTGGCCGCGTACAAGCGCAACGTGCCGTTCATCGTCGAGCAGGTCGACGGGCTCCTCGAGGCGCTCGGCGCTCCCGGCCAGATCGGCGTCGCGCAGTCGACGCTCGGCCGCACCGCCGTCCGCCAGATCGAGACGCTCTACATCGCCGGCCTCATGAAGGACTGGGTCGCCGAGCTCATCGAGGCGCTCAAGAGCGGCGACAGCGAGTACTTCCGCGAGCCTGCCACCATCACCGGTTCCGGCACGGGCTTCTGGGAGGCCCCGCGCGGCGCGCTCTACCACTCCGAAAGCGTCAAGGACGGCAAGATCGAGGGGTACCAGATCATCATCCCGACGACGTGGAACCTCGCTCCGATCAACGAGAGCGGCGAGCACGGCCCGATGGAGCAGGCGCTCATCGGCAACCCGGTGGGCGACATCGAGAAGCCGATCAACGCGCTGCGCACGGTGCACAGCTTCGACCCCTGCACGGCGTGCGCGGTGCACATCACCGAGCCGGCGACGGGCAAGAGCTTCGAGACCGTCACGAGCCCCTGGGGGGTGAAGTAA
- a CDS encoding cytochrome b/b6 domain-containing protein, which yields MAHLAHYREAHPMPFVITHWINLVAMLLLILTGFCIHFPFWAGFMGIARGVHVFMGFVLFLNCIVRVIMAFFVKSAPDGGTRYQVTDYKTWLPQADNRHQLGAWIRYYLFFKKDHPLGAKLGVPQKISYLAIPILIIVMFYTGLALWAPTMNWAFFAAGTDLVGGLMSMRIIHYFMMYVFICFMFIHVYLANIEGISPTLLMFFWKEHGGLVYDPEKHTIVGEDDLKHGEKA from the coding sequence ATGGCGCACTTGGCACACTACCGCGAAGCGCATCCGATGCCCTTCGTCATCACGCACTGGATCAACCTCGTTGCGATGCTGCTTTTGATCCTCACGGGCTTCTGCATCCATTTCCCCTTCTGGGCCGGATTCATGGGCATCGCCCGCGGCGTCCATGTGTTCATGGGCTTCGTGCTGTTCCTCAACTGCATCGTCCGCGTGATCATGGCCTTCTTCGTGAAGTCCGCTCCGGACGGCGGCACGCGCTACCAGGTCACGGACTACAAGACGTGGCTGCCGCAGGCTGACAACCGTCACCAGCTGGGCGCGTGGATCCGCTACTACCTGTTCTTCAAGAAGGATCACCCGCTGGGCGCCAAGCTCGGCGTGCCGCAGAAGATCAGCTACCTCGCCATCCCCATCCTCATCATCGTGATGTTCTACACGGGCCTCGCCCTGTGGGCTCCGACGATGAACTGGGCGTTCTTCGCGGCGGGCACCGATCTGGTGGGCGGCCTCATGTCGATGCGCATCATCCACTACTTCATGATGTACGTCTTCATCTGCTTCATGTTCATCCACGTGTACCTGGCGAACATCGAGGGCATTTCCCCGACGCTGCTCATGTTCTTCTGGAAAGAGCACGGCGGCCTGGTGTACGACCCCGAGAAGCACACCATCGTGGGCGAGGACGATCTCAAGCACGGCGAAAAGGCGTAA
- a CDS encoding NADPH-dependent FMN reductase: MKLLAIAGSLRENSYNRQLAEAAGTVMREKHPDVEFEILDWDDVPFMNQDAEHPAPEAVTRARAAVREADGLWLFSPEYNHAIPGPLKNLLDWLSRPVSATEAQVLGGKPVALAGASIGMSGAAHAQDQLVSMLSFLDAHVMNKPRLTIPHIATQADEQGRLELAASAPYLEAQADAFVRFVEREIA, from the coding sequence ATGAAGCTGCTGGCAATCGCAGGATCGCTGCGCGAGAACAGCTACAACCGGCAACTGGCCGAAGCGGCCGGAACCGTGATGCGCGAGAAGCACCCCGACGTGGAATTCGAGATCCTCGACTGGGACGACGTGCCGTTCATGAACCAGGACGCCGAGCACCCCGCCCCCGAGGCGGTGACGCGCGCCCGCGCCGCCGTGCGCGAGGCCGACGGCCTGTGGCTGTTCAGCCCCGAGTACAACCACGCCATCCCCGGGCCGCTGAAGAACCTCCTGGACTGGCTGTCGCGCCCCGTGAGCGCCACCGAGGCGCAGGTGCTGGGCGGGAAGCCCGTCGCGCTCGCCGGCGCGAGCATCGGCATGAGCGGCGCCGCGCACGCCCAGGACCAGCTCGTGAGCATGCTGAGCTTCCTCGACGCGCACGTGATGAACAAGCCGCGCCTCACCATCCCCCACATCGCCACGCAGGCCGACGAGCAGGGCCGCCTCGAGCTGGCCGCCTCGGCCCCCTACCTCGAAGCGCAGGCGGACGCCTTCGTGAGGTTCGTGGAGCGGGAGATCGCCTGA
- a CDS encoding viscotoxin-A3, which yields MTELTDEQIAREERFLEGIPRLNVGALFLPPIWGPAHGMWATILFYPIWLFADNTFYTAFTERTPLAIAVALVVLLTLTAGTVAFAILGQPFAAHRAASLGQDKETYLKRERIWTVACVAAGLVMIAAATYYNLVIRPTVGA from the coding sequence GTGACTGAATTGACCGACGAACAGATCGCCCGCGAAGAGCGCTTCCTCGAAGGGATACCCCGGCTCAACGTCGGCGCGCTGTTCCTGCCGCCCATCTGGGGGCCGGCGCACGGCATGTGGGCGACCATCCTGTTCTACCCCATCTGGCTGTTTGCCGACAACACGTTCTATACCGCGTTCACGGAGCGCACGCCGCTCGCCATCGCCGTCGCGCTCGTCGTGCTGCTCACGCTGACCGCGGGCACCGTGGCGTTCGCCATCCTCGGCCAGCCGTTCGCGGCGCATCGCGCGGCCAGCCTCGGGCAGGACAAGGAGACGTACCTCAAGCGCGAGCGCATCTGGACCGTGGCGTGCGTGGCGGCGGGTCTCGTGATGATCGCGGCGGCCACGTACTACAACCTGGTCATCCGCCCGACGGTGGGAGCGTAG
- a CDS encoding hydrogenase maturation protease: MEGARSIAVFCVGNKLMLDDGVGPAVYEELLKRYEIPDNVELFDLGCLTLNMIERVREYDVIITVDAVDGTDAEPGTVFRFEPDAMARHSGANASLHDLKLVDLFDAATLLGYEAEGLCLGMQVENPSPAVVTVGLTPKVDAALPLLVETVAGELARLGSPLRARA; the protein is encoded by the coding sequence GTGGAAGGCGCGCGCAGCATCGCGGTGTTCTGCGTGGGCAACAAGCTCATGCTGGACGACGGCGTGGGGCCGGCCGTGTACGAGGAGCTGCTCAAGCGCTACGAGATCCCCGACAACGTGGAGCTGTTCGACCTGGGATGCCTTACGCTCAACATGATCGAGCGCGTGCGCGAGTACGACGTCATCATCACGGTGGACGCGGTGGACGGCACCGACGCCGAGCCGGGCACCGTGTTCCGCTTCGAGCCCGACGCCATGGCGCGCCACTCGGGTGCGAACGCGTCGCTGCACGACCTGAAGCTGGTGGATCTGTTCGACGCCGCCACGCTCTTGGGCTACGAGGCCGAGGGCCTGTGCTTGGGCATGCAGGTGGAGAACCCGTCGCCCGCCGTGGTCACCGTGGGGCTCACGCCGAAGGTGGACGCGGCGCTGCCGCTGCTCGTGGAGACGGTGGCGGGCGAGCTCGCCCGGCTGGGATCGCCTTTGCGCGCGCGGGCGTAA
- a CDS encoding GGDEF domain-containing protein has product MLNQNGELDVLRDMPVAFSVFRVLLDEGGRPCDAVCAYVNDAAARIEGLACGQGQGTPLSQMYSDVDPGMLAVMGETAHRGAKQHFTRRIADARYLSIQTYQPLPGYCALVMHDVSDLAHQENARKAEREQLEHRAARDPLTGLYNVREGRALAKRALASPRWVGARGALFMFDLDDFKQVNDEFGHDRGDAVLKGFARVLERSFRCSDIVYRAGGDEFSAFVPDIPCACVAERICAEVVASVEATVASSAGVTVSIGVAVGRPTHAFEAFYRAADQALYGIKRTGKSSYRIADMDDVGARDVQGPAAPCEAGTDGDGEAAARTLPAA; this is encoded by the coding sequence GTGTTGAATCAGAATGGCGAGTTGGACGTGCTGCGGGACATGCCCGTGGCGTTCTCGGTGTTTCGCGTGCTGCTCGACGAGGGCGGACGACCCTGCGACGCGGTGTGCGCCTACGTCAACGACGCGGCCGCGCGCATCGAGGGCCTCGCGTGCGGCCAGGGCCAGGGGACGCCGCTTTCCCAGATGTATTCCGACGTCGATCCGGGAATGCTCGCCGTCATGGGCGAGACGGCGCACCGCGGGGCCAAGCAGCATTTCACGCGCCGCATCGCCGACGCGCGCTACCTCTCCATCCAAACGTACCAGCCGCTTCCGGGCTATTGCGCGCTCGTCATGCACGACGTGAGCGACCTGGCGCATCAGGAGAACGCGCGCAAGGCGGAGCGCGAACAGCTCGAGCACCGGGCCGCGCGCGACCCGCTGACCGGCCTGTACAACGTGCGCGAAGGGCGCGCGTTGGCAAAGCGGGCGCTCGCATCGCCGCGCTGGGTCGGCGCGCGCGGCGCGCTGTTCATGTTCGATCTCGACGACTTCAAGCAGGTGAACGACGAATTCGGCCACGATCGGGGCGACGCGGTGCTCAAGGGGTTCGCGCGCGTGCTCGAGCGCTCGTTCAGATGCTCCGACATCGTGTACCGCGCCGGCGGCGACGAGTTCTCGGCGTTCGTGCCCGACATCCCCTGCGCCTGCGTGGCCGAGCGCATCTGCGCCGAGGTGGTGGCCAGCGTGGAGGCGACGGTCGCCTCGTCGGCGGGCGTGACCGTGAGCATCGGCGTGGCGGTGGGGCGGCCCACGCATGCGTTCGAGGCGTTCTACCGTGCGGCCGACCAGGCCCTGTACGGCATCAAGCGCACGGGGAAGAGCTCCTACCGCATCGCCGACATGGACGACGTCGGGGCGAGGGACGTGCAGGGGCCCGCCGCGCCGTGCGAGGCCGGGACCGACGGCGACGGGGAGGCCGCGGCTAGGACGCTGCCTGCTGCGTGA
- a CDS encoding putative bifunctional diguanylate cyclase/phosphodiesterase: MDTKEALNSFELDARLFYDAVTFSTDDYLYIIDMRRDVALVSDNMREDFGLSDSLVPGLIPLWRDLIVERDRVRFDESIDDMLSGKTDMHDVEYQVTNILGESIWVVCRGLLKRDENGEPTMFAGVVTCLERKGKIDPVTGLFTHDECVNLLDRLIGCGSEGGVMLLGLDDFSRINSLNGHAFGNTVLRMFAQSTQRLIPDGASMFRLDGDVFAIVADGADRAAMKELYHAIHVVANRPHAVDDATFFCMVSAGIAMIGQDATTGQDLLRNAENALEESKQRGKNTATFFSSTMTATKLRRLEISGYMQTSVLDDMAGFELYYQPLVDAATMGLAGAEALLRWNSEEHGQLSPVEFIPVLESYGLIGQVGRWVLEQSFAQCERWTEAQPGFIMDVNISYLQLLDADFVPFVERLIERTGVDPASIVLEMTESYFVTDMDALRTTFDRLRAIGIRIAMDDFGTGYSSLGLLSQSPADIVKIDRLFIRNIHEESFNRAFIDAVIDLCHSVGIEVTVEGVEESTELDAVRAIGADNIQGFLVSRPIPAPSFEERFLTQQAAS, encoded by the coding sequence TTGGATACGAAAGAAGCGCTGAACTCGTTCGAGCTCGACGCGCGGCTGTTCTACGATGCGGTGACGTTCAGCACGGACGATTACCTCTACATCATCGACATGCGACGCGACGTGGCGCTCGTCTCCGACAACATGCGCGAGGACTTCGGCTTGTCCGACAGCCTCGTACCCGGCCTCATCCCGCTCTGGCGCGACCTCATCGTCGAGCGCGACCGCGTGCGCTTCGACGAATCCATCGACGACATGCTGTCCGGCAAGACGGACATGCACGACGTCGAGTACCAGGTGACGAACATCCTCGGCGAGAGCATCTGGGTAGTGTGCCGCGGCCTCTTGAAGCGCGACGAGAACGGCGAGCCCACCATGTTCGCCGGCGTAGTCACCTGCCTGGAGCGCAAGGGCAAGATCGACCCGGTCACCGGGCTGTTCACGCACGACGAGTGCGTCAACCTGCTCGACCGGCTCATCGGCTGCGGGTCGGAAGGCGGCGTCATGCTGCTGGGCCTCGACGACTTCTCCCGCATCAACTCGCTCAACGGCCACGCGTTCGGCAACACCGTGCTCAGGATGTTCGCCCAGTCCACGCAGCGCCTCATCCCCGACGGCGCCTCCATGTTCCGCCTTGACGGCGACGTGTTCGCCATCGTGGCGGACGGCGCCGACCGCGCCGCCATGAAGGAGCTCTACCACGCCATCCACGTGGTGGCGAACCGCCCGCACGCCGTCGACGACGCCACGTTCTTCTGCATGGTGTCGGCCGGCATCGCCATGATCGGCCAAGACGCAACCACGGGGCAGGACCTGCTGCGCAACGCCGAGAACGCGCTGGAGGAGAGCAAGCAGCGCGGCAAGAACACCGCGACGTTCTTCTCGTCCACAATGACCGCGACGAAGCTGAGGCGCCTCGAGATCAGCGGCTACATGCAAACGTCGGTCCTCGACGACATGGCGGGCTTCGAGCTGTACTACCAGCCGCTCGTCGACGCGGCCACCATGGGCCTCGCCGGCGCCGAGGCGCTGCTGCGCTGGAACTCCGAGGAGCACGGCCAGCTCTCCCCCGTCGAGTTCATCCCCGTGCTGGAATCCTACGGCCTCATCGGGCAGGTGGGACGCTGGGTGCTCGAGCAGTCGTTCGCCCAGTGCGAGCGCTGGACCGAGGCGCAGCCGGGCTTCATCATGGATGTAAACATCTCCTACCTGCAGCTGCTCGACGCCGACTTCGTCCCCTTCGTGGAGCGGCTCATCGAGCGTACCGGCGTCGACCCGGCGTCCATCGTGCTGGAGATGACCGAAAGCTACTTCGTCACCGACATGGACGCGCTGCGCACCACGTTCGACCGCCTGCGCGCCATCGGCATCCGCATCGCGATGGACGATTTCGGCACCGGATACTCCTCGCTCGGCCTGCTGTCGCAGTCGCCGGCCGACATCGTGAAGATCGACCGCCTGTTCATCCGGAACATCCACGAGGAATCGTTCAACCGCGCGTTCATCGACGCGGTCATCGACCTGTGCCACAGCGTGGGCATCGAGGTCACCGTCGAAGGCGTGGAGGAGTCGACCGAGCTCGACGCCGTGCGCGCCATCGGCGCCGACAACATCCAAGGGTTCCTCGTGTCGCGGCCGATCCCGGCGCCCAGCTTCGAGGAGCGCTTCCTCACGCAGCAGGCAGCGTCCTAG
- a CDS encoding DUF488 domain-containing protein, translating into MRIHTISAYETSAEEFFKRLDDWKTDLVVDTRLKNTNQLAGFTKRDDLAYFVEQLAHARYVHDKLFAPAPTMMERYIHGNIGWDAYADAYREDMREREAVPQFFDRYGDYESVALVGTATRSRRSHVEILAEMLEDFLKA; encoded by the coding sequence ATGCGCATTCATACCATCAGCGCCTACGAAACCTCGGCCGAGGAGTTCTTCAAGCGCCTCGACGATTGGAAGACCGACCTCGTGGTGGACACGAGGCTCAAGAACACGAATCAGCTGGCGGGCTTCACGAAGCGCGACGACCTCGCCTACTTCGTGGAGCAGCTCGCGCACGCGCGCTACGTGCACGACAAGCTGTTCGCTCCGGCGCCCACGATGATGGAGCGCTACATCCACGGCAACATCGGCTGGGACGCTTACGCCGACGCCTATCGCGAGGACATGCGCGAGCGCGAGGCCGTCCCGCAGTTCTTCGACCGCTACGGCGACTACGAGTCCGTGGCGCTCGTGGGCACCGCCACCCGATCCCGCCGCTCCCACGTGGAGATACTCGCCGAGATGCTCGAGGATTTCCTGAAGGCGTAA
- a CDS encoding TetR/AcrR family transcriptional regulator: protein MEQESTDRQPKSARGAATRERIVRAAFALFAERGFHAVSVRDIAAAVGIKDASLYNHFPTKQAIFDAVLADQLARTRAAFAEEGVMFEPSEDPAGYAGAYDETERRVLAGFRYFFEDEQMIRLRCLLLISQFDDARALAAFREIFLDRPREIQAAVFAHLMENGRFGGDDPRALALAFYGPVFLLMMSSMPWAEAEPLVRDHMRRFYAEHAIEGGERV from the coding sequence ATGGAGCAAGAATCAACCGATCGGCAGCCGAAGAGCGCGCGGGGGGCCGCCACGCGCGAGCGCATCGTGCGGGCGGCGTTCGCCCTGTTCGCTGAGCGCGGCTTCCACGCCGTGTCGGTGCGCGACATCGCGGCGGCCGTGGGCATCAAGGACGCGTCCTTGTACAATCATTTTCCCACGAAGCAGGCCATATTCGACGCGGTGCTGGCGGACCAGCTCGCGCGGACGCGCGCGGCGTTCGCCGAGGAGGGGGTCATGTTCGAGCCGTCGGAGGATCCGGCGGGCTACGCCGGCGCCTACGACGAGACGGAGCGGCGGGTCCTCGCTGGGTTCCGGTACTTTTTCGAGGACGAGCAGATGATACGGCTGCGATGCCTCCTCCTCATCAGCCAGTTCGACGACGCGCGCGCCCTTGCGGCGTTTCGGGAGATATTCCTGGATCGGCCGCGGGAGATACAGGCTGCCGTGTTCGCGCACCTCATGGAGAACGGGCGGTTCGGGGGGGACGATCCGCGTGCGCTCGCCTTGGCGTTCTACGGGCCGGTGTTTCTGCTGATGATGTCGTCGATGCCGTGGGCCGAAGCGGAGCCGCTCGTTCGCGACCATATGCGGCGCTTCTACGCGGAACATGCGATCGAAGGAGGGGAGCGGGTATGA
- a CDS encoding flavodoxin domain-containing protein — protein MSTVVAYSSQTGFTKRYAEWIAEELGCDAVSLDDEARFDAGAFDTVVFGGWFHAAALVGGKWLKRQRVAHPETKFVAFAVGATPAAWTDMVDEAMARAFPSPEFEGMPRFYLRGGFAYERLSRPNKLAMKMFFKMQAKAAESDPRAAEMLEGMRGDGFDGTDRAAIAPVVACARELGAGFRGAGRFEG, from the coding sequence ATGAGTACGGTGGTCGCGTATTCGTCGCAGACGGGGTTCACGAAGCGCTACGCGGAGTGGATCGCCGAGGAGCTGGGCTGCGATGCGGTGTCGCTCGACGACGAGGCGAGGTTCGACGCGGGCGCATTCGACACGGTGGTGTTCGGCGGCTGGTTCCATGCGGCGGCGCTCGTGGGCGGGAAGTGGTTGAAACGGCAGCGCGTGGCGCATCCGGAAACCAAGTTCGTCGCGTTCGCGGTGGGCGCGACGCCCGCCGCGTGGACCGACATGGTGGACGAGGCGATGGCGCGCGCGTTTCCGTCGCCCGAGTTCGAGGGCATGCCGCGGTTCTACCTGCGGGGCGGGTTCGCCTACGAGAGGCTGAGCAGGCCGAACAAGCTGGCCATGAAGATGTTCTTCAAGATGCAGGCGAAGGCGGCGGAAAGCGATCCGCGCGCCGCCGAGATGCTCGAAGGGATGCGCGGCGACGGCTTCGACGGCACCGACCGAGCCGCCATCGCCCCCGTGGTCGCCTGCGCGAGGGAGCTGGGGGCGGGCTTTCGTGGCGCGGGGCGCTTTGAGGGATAG
- a CDS encoding helix-turn-helix domain-containing protein: MDARNTGTLIRALREERGLTQRQLADALGVTDKAVSKWERGGGCPDIELLGGLSACLETPVETLLDGTLAVDARTGGTMKRTAFRVCPACGNVVTTTGDAEVSCCGRKLAALEAHPADDEHRVTVESVEGDLYLTFDHPMAKGHHLGFVAVVGHDRMALEKLYPEQGGEARLPHLGGAKLYTYCTAHGLMLHEPLSRRTR; the protein is encoded by the coding sequence ATGGACGCCAGAAACACCGGCACGCTCATCCGCGCGCTGCGCGAGGAGCGCGGGCTCACCCAGCGCCAGCTCGCCGACGCGCTCGGCGTCACCGACAAGGCCGTGTCGAAATGGGAGCGCGGCGGCGGCTGCCCCGACATCGAGCTTTTGGGCGGCCTGTCCGCATGCTTGGAGACTCCCGTGGAAACGCTGCTCGACGGAACGCTTGCCGTCGACGCAAGAACGGGAGGAACCATGAAACGCACGGCATTCCGCGTCTGCCCCGCCTGCGGCAACGTCGTCACCACCACGGGAGACGCCGAGGTGTCCTGCTGCGGCAGGAAGCTGGCCGCGCTCGAAGCGCATCCGGCCGACGACGAGCATCGGGTGACGGTGGAATCCGTCGAGGGCGACCTGTACCTCACGTTCGACCACCCCATGGCCAAAGGCCATCACCTGGGGTTCGTCGCGGTGGTCGGCCACGACCGCATGGCGCTCGAGAAGCTCTACCCCGAGCAGGGCGGCGAAGCGCGCCTCCCCCATCTCGGCGGCGCGAAGCTGTACACGTACTGCACCGCCCACGGCCTCATGCTCCACGAGCCCCTCTCTCGCCGCACGAGATAG